The DNA region AGGCTATCGAGGAAGATAAAAGAGGCGGTGCTATCCCTCCGGCTTGAGCGGGTATACACCAAAGATCAGATCCTGGAAATGTATGTCAACACCATATACATGGGGCACGGCACCTACGGCATCGGTTCAGCCTCTCAGTTCTACTTCGGCAAGTCACCATCGGACCTGACTCTGGCGGAGGCATCCACCCTGGCGGGGCTCATCGCAGCCCCGGAGTACTACTCCCCCATCAAGAACCCCACGGCCTCCAAGACCCGCCAAAGGTACGTCCTGGGCCGCATGCTGGAGCTCGGGTGGATAACCGCTGAACAGCATCGAGAAGCCTTAAGTGACCACCTCAGCCTGAAGGGCAAGGCTAGACGGAGCCGCATTTCCTCCGAGGCTCCCTATTTCGTGGCCTACATTCTTTTCAAGAACCTGCTACCCACCTACGGAACCGATCGGGTCTACCGGGGGGGCCTCACAGTCCATACCACACTGGACCTGGACGTGCAGCGGGCGGCGGAGAGGGCCTTTTCGAAGCTCAAGTACGAGGGGGCTTTGGTTGCCCTAGACCCCGATACGGGGGAGATCTTGGCCATGGTGGGGGGACACGACTTCGAGAGGAGCAAGTTCAACCGGGCGGTCCAGGCTTTCAGACAGCCCGGATCCGCCTTCAAGCCCATAGTCTACGCCGCCGCCCTGGAGTCCGGCTACCGAGGGGTGGACCACCTGCTAGACGCCCCCCTGAACTTCCCCAACGGCTGGTCCCCCAAGAACTACGACGGGGGCTACGATGGGGAGGTGTCCATGGTCGACGCGGTGGTCCGATCCCTCAACACCCCGGTTGTGAGGCTGGCCCAGATCATCGGGGTCAAATCGGTGATCGACACCGCCCGGTCAATGGGGATCACATCCCCCCACCTTCCCAACGACCTGTCCATAGCCCTGGGCTCCACCAGCGTAACCCCCTTGGAGATGGCCGCCTCATTCGCAACCTTCGCCAACGGAGGCTACCGGATATCCCCCTTCGCAATCCGGGAGGTGAGGACCCCAGCCGGAGACGTTCTGGAGCGAAACGGCCCACAGCTTGAGAGGGGCATATCTCCCGAAACAGCCATCGAGATGAGGACCCTCCTGGAACAGGTCACCATCTTCGGCACCGGACGACCCGCCGCCGTCCCGGGCTACCAGACCTTCGGCAAGACGGGGACCACCAACGACTGGGGGGACGCCTGGTTTGTGGGAGGCATACCGGGACTGGTGGCGGTGGTCTACGCGGGAAACGACGACCACAGGTCCCTGGGCGCCAAGGCCACCGGAGGGCGGATCGCCGCTCCCGTGTGGCGGGATTTCATAGAGGGGGTCCTCAAGGTCCGCAAGCTACCACAGCGCTTCCAGGTCCCGTCGGACGTGAACGTGGAGTTCGTACGGGTATGCGTCAAGACCGGCTTCCTGACCGCACCGGGCTGCAAGGGGGCCTACATAGCCCTAAAGTCCGGGGAAGCCCCCACCGCCCAGTGCCCCCTCCACGGAGGTGGCGTGGCCGCCGCCAGGTCGGACCCCAACGGCCCCCAGCTGATCCTATCCCCCATGGACGATGACACAACCGTGGGAAGGTACGCCATGCGCTACGGGGCAGCCCAGGAGCAACCGCGGCAGGGGACCTCCACCGAGGCCCCCGCCAGCCCGCTCTCCAAGCCCCAGAAGCCGGCGGCCGCTCCCCCCGCCCCGGCCCCCAACCCCAGCTTCAACCCCTACAGGGCGGACCCGAGCCCGTCCAACGAGGTGGAGAAGAAGTACCAACAGCTGCTCAAGAAGTACAACATCGACGACTGACGCGAAGGGGAGGAGGGGTAGCCCTCCTCCCCTTCACATACCCATCAGATCGACATCTCCCAGGGGGACGGGATCGCAATCCGCCGGAAGGCCATCAGCGCGTACCGGTCCGTCATCCCCGATATGTGATCCACGATGGCCTGGGCCCCCCATTGGGGCCTGGTGGCCTCCAGGTGCTCGAAAAGGGTGGTTATCAGGTGGTCCACCTTGGGCTCCTCCTCCACGATCCTAGCGGACCTGTAAAGCCGCTGGTTGAGGAAGGCCCTCATGTCCTCCATGGTCTCCAGCATGCCGGAGCTGAATCCTATCTGGTCCCGATCCCAGCTTTTCCGGATCACGTCCTCCACCATGGCGCCTATCCGGTCCGACACCCTCTCCCCAAGGCCCAGGACCCGGGAGGGAAGGTCCCCGGGGGTCACAAACTTGGCCCGAACCGCATCATCCAGGTCGTGATTCAGGTACGCGATGGAGTCCGACACCCTCACCACCCACGCCTCAAGGGAGGACGGGGAGTCCAACTTGAAACCCTTGGATACGTCCACCTGCCCCTTGGAGTGTTGGAGGATACCCATCCTGACCTCCCAGGTGAGGTTGAGCCCCCTGCCGTCCCTCTCCAGGTGGTCCACCACTCTCAAGCTCTGGGAGGCATGGTGAAACCCGTTGAGCCCCCTCTGGCGGCTGAGCCGATCCAGCACCCTCTCCCCCATGTGGCCAAAGGGAGTGTGCCCCAGGTCGTGTCCCAAGGCTATGGCCTCCGTAAGGTCCTCGTTCAGCGAGAGGGCCCTGGCTATGGTGCGGGCCACCTGGGATACCTCCAACGTGTGGGTGAGCCGGGTGCGCACGTGATCCCCTTCGGGGAGGAGGAGTACCTGTGTCTTGTGCTTAAGCCGCCTAAAGGCTTTGGAGTGGATTATCCGGTCCCGGTCCCGCTGAAAGCAGGTCCTAAATGGGCACTCATCCTCCGGCACATGCCTCCCCCTGGAGTTCGAGGCAAGGGTGGCCCGAGGAGACAGGCACCGCCTCTCCCTCTCCTCAATGGTCTCCCTAACGGTATTCAATGCCCCACCCCCAAGAACGGAGGGGTCCGAAGGTCCCCTCCCAACTTATCTTCCTTCCGTCCCTCAACGGGCGACAGATGAGCCTCATACCCGGCACCCCACCCAGCCGTTCAGCCCCCCACGGCGCTTATAACCTGGGATAGGCTCATCTCCCCCATGGAGCTCAAGCGTAGGGCGTGACCCTTAAAGGGCAACGACTCGGTCACCCGATTGGGAACCACCACGCATCTAAGCCCCGCGCGGCGGGCGGCCAGGAGACCGTTCAGTGAGTCCTCGAAGGCGAGGGCCTCATGGGGTTCCACCTGGAGGAGCTCCAGGGCCCTAACGTACAGATCCGGGGCGGGCTTCACCCGCTGGACCTGCTCCCGGGTGACCACCGCGTGAAAGCAGCCACCGATCCCTAGCCTGTCTAGGTACGAACCTACCCATGAGGCCCCCGAGCTGGACGCCATGCCAACCTTCAGCCCCATCTCCGCCGCGTCCTCCAGGTAATCCAAAACCCCCTCCCGGGGCCTTGGATCCATCATGATCTCCCTGTAACGCTCCGCCGCCGCATCCTCGATGGCCTTTACATCACAATCCTGCCCCAAGGCCTCCCGGAAGAAATCGTGGAGGGGACCATCGTCGGTCCCCACCACCTGAAGGAAGCGGGCCAGGGGGAGATGAACCCCCCGCTCCGCCAGTACGGAACTGAAGGCCTGGTACCAGGCGGTCTCGGTATCCACCGTCAGCCCATCGAAGTCGAACACTATCGCCCTTATCAACCGTCCCCTCCTCAGCGCCGCGATCAGTCTATCAACCCCAAGGCCGCGTGGGCCGCCGCCAGCCGGGCAACCGGCACCCGGAAGGGGGAGCAGCTCACGTACTTGAGGCCAAGCTTGTGACAGAAGGCGATGCTCTTCGGGTTGCCCCCGTGCTCACCGCATATGCCTATCTGGATGTCGGGCCTGGTCTGCCTCCCCTCCCTCACCGCCAGCTCCATGAGGCGCCCCACACCGGACCTGTCCAGCACATGGAAGGGGTTGTCGGGGAGCACGTGGATCCTCACGTACTCCGCCAGGAACTTGCCCTCCGCATCGTCCCTGGAGTAGCCGAAGGTGGTCTGGGTGAGGTCGTTGGTTCCAAAGCTGAAGAACTCCGCATCCTCCGCCAGCTCCCCCGCCACCAGGGCGGCCCGGGGGACCTCTATCATGGTGCCCACCATGTAGGGGATCTCACCGCCAAGCCGGGCCTCGAACTCCTTGGCCTTGGAGTCCACCATCTCCCTAAGGCGACGCATCTCCTCCTTGGTGCCCACCAGGGGCATCATGATGTCCGGGTAGACCTGGACCCCCTGGCTCATGAGCTCCACCGTCGCCTCGAAGATGGCCTCCACCTGCATCTCGTATATCTCCGGGTAGATGATCCCCAGCCGACAACCCCGGAAACCCAACATGGGGTTCGCCTCCTTGAGGCTCTCAGCCCTCTGTATCAGGACCCTTATCTTCCGGGCCTCGGGACCGTCCCCCTTCCCCTCCGCCTCCAGGGCCTCGAGGCGCTCCCTCATCTCCGGCACCTTGGGCAGGAACTCGTGAAGCGGCGGGTCCAGGAGCCTCACCGTCACCGGCAGTCCCTCCATGGCCCTGAATATCCCTACGAAGTCCTCCTTCTGCATCACCTTCAGCTTCGACAGGGCCTCGATCCGCTCCTCCTTGGTGACCGATGCCACCATCTCCTGCATCACCGGCAGCCTGTCCGCCTGCATGAACATGTGCTCCGTCCTGCAGAGCCCTATGCCCCGGGCGCCGAAGCTCCGGGCCCGCTGGGCGTCCTCCGGGGTGTCCCCGTTAGCCCAGACCTCCAGCCTGGAGAGCCCGTCCGCATAATCCAGCAACTCCCGGAAGTCGTCGCTGAAGCTGGGCTGCACCAGGGGCAACGCCCCAAGCGCCACCAGGCCCCGGGAGCCGTCTATGGTTATGACCTCGTACTTCCTTATCTCCCTCTGGCCCACCCGCATCACACCTCGGGCCAGGTCGATGTCCAGGGCCTCACAACCGGAGACGCAGGGCTTCCCCAACCCCCGGGCCACCACCGCCGCGTGGCTGGTCATCCCCCCGTGGCTGGTAAGTATGCCCCGGGCGGCGAAGAGACCGTGAATGTCGTCCGGGGTGGTCTCGGGACGGACCAGGATAACGTCCTCTCCCCCCTTGCCCATCCTCTCCGCCTCGTCGGCATCGAACACCACCTTGCCCACCGCTGCCCCCGGCGAGGCGGGAAGCCCCTTGGCCAGCACGTCAAACTTGAGGGTCGGGTCCAGCTGGGGATGAAGCAACTGCTCCACCTGGTCCGGGGTGACCCGGCGGACCGCCTCCTCGGGGGTTATGAGCCCCTCCCGGACCATCTCCACCGCCA from Thermanaerovibrio acidaminovorans DSM 6589 includes:
- a CDS encoding transglycosylase domain-containing protein is translated as MPMRARPGGVIKTLLSILLLTLLLTAAAASVGLTMFLKEVSADLPTTEEILSKQPSQATSILDRNGKLIAKLFQEDRTIVPLEKVSPWFIKSVLAAEDSDFYEHQGVSPTAILRAVLVDLIHRGARQGGSTITQQLSRNMFLSHEKRLSRKIKEAVLSLRLERVYTKDQILEMYVNTIYMGHGTYGIGSASQFYFGKSPSDLTLAEASTLAGLIAAPEYYSPIKNPTASKTRQRYVLGRMLELGWITAEQHREALSDHLSLKGKARRSRISSEAPYFVAYILFKNLLPTYGTDRVYRGGLTVHTTLDLDVQRAAERAFSKLKYEGALVALDPDTGEILAMVGGHDFERSKFNRAVQAFRQPGSAFKPIVYAAALESGYRGVDHLLDAPLNFPNGWSPKNYDGGYDGEVSMVDAVVRSLNTPVVRLAQIIGVKSVIDTARSMGITSPHLPNDLSIALGSTSVTPLEMAASFATFANGGYRISPFAIREVRTPAGDVLERNGPQLERGISPETAIEMRTLLEQVTIFGTGRPAAVPGYQTFGKTGTTNDWGDAWFVGGIPGLVAVVYAGNDDHRSLGAKATGGRIAAPVWRDFIEGVLKVRKLPQRFQVPSDVNVEFVRVCVKTGFLTAPGCKGAYIALKSGEAPTAQCPLHGGGVAAARSDPNGPQLILSPMDDDTTVGRYAMRYGAAQEQPRQGTSTEAPASPLSKPQKPAAAPPAPAPNPSFNPYRADPSPSNEVEKKYQQLLKKYNIDD
- a CDS encoding deoxyguanosinetriphosphate triphosphohydrolase — encoded protein: MNTVRETIEERERRCLSPRATLASNSRGRHVPEDECPFRTCFQRDRDRIIHSKAFRRLKHKTQVLLLPEGDHVRTRLTHTLEVSQVARTIARALSLNEDLTEAIALGHDLGHTPFGHMGERVLDRLSRQRGLNGFHHASQSLRVVDHLERDGRGLNLTWEVRMGILQHSKGQVDVSKGFKLDSPSSLEAWVVRVSDSIAYLNHDLDDAVRAKFVTPGDLPSRVLGLGERVSDRIGAMVEDVIRKSWDRDQIGFSSGMLETMEDMRAFLNQRLYRSARIVEEEPKVDHLITTLFEHLEATRPQWGAQAIVDHISGMTDRYALMAFRRIAIPSPWEMSI
- a CDS encoding HAD family hydrolase yields the protein MIRAIVFDFDGLTVDTETAWYQAFSSVLAERGVHLPLARFLQVVGTDDGPLHDFFREALGQDCDVKAIEDAAAERYREIMMDPRPREGVLDYLEDAAEMGLKVGMASSSGASWVGSYLDRLGIGGCFHAVVTREQVQRVKPAPDLYVRALELLQVEPHEALAFEDSLNGLLAARRAGLRCVVVPNRVTESLPFKGHALRLSSMGEMSLSQVISAVGG
- the ppdK gene encoding pyruvate, phosphate dikinase: MTDRKWVYQYEEGRADMKGLLGGKGANLAQMWNIGLPVPPGFIITTEACKAYWSDPEGLMDSIWPQVRDAVSKLEERTGKAFGGAENPLLVSVRSGAPVSMPGMMDTILNLGLNEATVDALAAASGDQRFAWDSYRRFIQMFSDVVLGVDIGEFEFLLSRVKGGQGCSYDHELTHQSLRKLVESYLRLLDSKGIKFPTDPWEQLRLAVEAVFKSWNTPRAVTYRSIHQIPDDLGTAVCVVSMVYGNLGDDCGTGVCFTRDPSTGERRLYGEFLVNAQGEDVVAGIRTPRPISELKSTMPEVYEELVKLTELLERHYRDMQDIEFTVERGRLYLLQTRNGKRTAKAAVRVAVEMVREGLITPEEAVRRVTPDQVEQLLHPQLDPTLKFDVLAKGLPASPGAAVGKVVFDADEAERMGKGGEDVILVRPETTPDDIHGLFAARGILTSHGGMTSHAAVVARGLGKPCVSGCEALDIDLARGVMRVGQREIRKYEVITIDGSRGLVALGALPLVQPSFSDDFRELLDYADGLSRLEVWANGDTPEDAQRARSFGARGIGLCRTEHMFMQADRLPVMQEMVASVTKEERIEALSKLKVMQKEDFVGIFRAMEGLPVTVRLLDPPLHEFLPKVPEMRERLEALEAEGKGDGPEARKIRVLIQRAESLKEANPMLGFRGCRLGIIYPEIYEMQVEAIFEATVELMSQGVQVYPDIMMPLVGTKEEMRRLREMVDSKAKEFEARLGGEIPYMVGTMIEVPRAALVAGELAEDAEFFSFGTNDLTQTTFGYSRDDAEGKFLAEYVRIHVLPDNPFHVLDRSGVGRLMELAVREGRQTRPDIQIGICGEHGGNPKSIAFCHKLGLKYVSCSPFRVPVARLAAAHAALGLID